The Rhodothermus profundi genome segment GATTACGCCGGGCATAGGCATTAAGCACCTGCACCTGAAGCGTGTAGTCGGCTATTCCGAAAAAGCGACCGCGCCGCGTCAGCCCTACATCCAGCCGATGATAGGCAGGCAGCCGGGCATTGTTGTAACCCGGCGTCAGAATCACATTGCGCGTATCGGCGCCAAAAGGATCTCGCCCGAGCCGGTACTGCCCGTAGGGCTCTGTATAGGCCTGCCCCGTTGCGTAGGTAAAAACGGTCGAAAGCCGCCAGCTCCTGGACAGATCGTAACTGAGCACCAGACTCAGGTCATGCGTCCGATCGTATTTAGGAGGATAGAACTGCGGACGTCCCTGCGCATCCAGGTTCACGCCCGGGAAACGCCGACGCGTACGTCCCCAGGTATAGCCCAGCAGTCCCGTCAAGCGCCCTACTGAACGTTGCACCAGAACCTCTACGCCATAGGCGTATCCATCTCCTACCCGAAACAGGTCGCGGTAAGCCAACCCGGCCACATCAGGCAGAAATGGATCGAACTCAAACAACGCCCGCATGGTGCGGTAATAGGCTTCCAGCTCCACCTGCACGCCGGCGGCTGGTTCCCACTTGGCGCCCATGACCACCTGATCGCCCCACGCCGGCCGCACGCCCTCATCCACCGTCAACCAGACGTCAAACGCGGTGATGAGCTCACTGGAAATGAGCGTCAGGTACTGATAATAGCGGCCATAGCCCGCCTGCAACCGCAGATTGGCACGGGGACGATACTCGACCGACAGACGCGGTTCCACGCGCACATAGGATCCTCGGCCGAAGTAGCTCAGCCGCACGCCGCCTTCCAGCACCCAGCGCACCGACGGACGGAACGTCTCCTGCACATAAAGCGCGCCGTAAAGCGCATCAATGGCCGCGCGCATGCTCTCTTCCTGGTCGAACCGGTCGCGCAGGCGAAAGCGAAACAGTCCTCCCCAGTACCCCAGTTTCAGCGTATGCTTGTCGCTGGGGAAGTATTCAAAATCGCCGCGCACCGACCAGTCGGTTACCGTGTTGGTGCGTTCGAAGGGCGTGCCCGCCAGCTCAAACGTAGGCAAGCTGAAATAATAGGAACCCGTCACCCGAAAGCTGGCAAATAGTTGCTCCGAGAACAAATGCATCCATCCCACCGTGGCTGTTCGGTTTCCGTAAGAAACCCGCAACTGACTGTCTTCCAGAAAAGGCAACTTCAACGCGTCCATCCCTGCGTAGAAGGCCAGCGAGAGTCGATCATTGGCCGAGGCATCAATGTTCAGTTTACTATTCAGATCATAGAAATAGAACCGATCGGGTGCTCCTTCTAC includes the following:
- a CDS encoding TonB-dependent receptor is translated as MHRGCWFVLIGTLLLTGEAQAQPATISGFVRDAATGETLISANVVLQGTAYGTATNAAGFYTLTGVPPGTYTLAVSYLGYRRFQIELTLQPGERRRLDVALEPEPLKAEEVVVTATRTLEEARNLSVAQVETRLVQELPAAFEPDVFRTLQLLPGVKAASDYSSGLYVRGGSPDQTLILLDGTTVYNPTHVFGFFSTFNPDAIKDVRLYKGAYPAAYGGRLGSVLAVYNKDGNRNQTRGRLSIGMLASRLLLEGPYRWGSWMIAFRRSTIEPLLAVLRSQNVEGAPDRFYFYDLNSKLNIDASANDRLSLAFYAGMDALKLPFLEDSQLRVSYGNRTATVGWMHLFSEQLFASFRVTGSYYFSLPTFELAGTPFERTNTVTDWSVRGDFEYFPSDKHTLKLGYWGGLFRFRLRDRFDQEESMRAAIDALYGALYVQETFRPSVRWVLEGGVRLSYFGRGSYVRVEPRLSVEYRPRANLRLQAGYGRYYQYLTLISSELITAFDVWLTVDEGVRPAWGDQVVMGAKWEPAAGVQVELEAYYRTMRALFEFDPFLPDVAGLAYRDLFRVGDGYAYGVEVLVQRSVGRLTGLLGYTWGRTRRRFPGVNLDAQGRPQFYPPKYDRTHDLSLVLSYDLSRSWRLSTVFTYATGQAYTEPYGQYRLGRDPFGADTRNVILTPGYNNARLPAYHRLDVGLTRRGRFFGIADYTLQVQVLNAYARRNLWFYFFEFTREGEVRRNEVPQIPIPLPNLSFTLQF